A single genomic interval of Psychroserpens sp. NJDZ02 harbors:
- a CDS encoding AAA family ATPase: protein MEQTSTIDIKSINEKIEKESAFVDLLMLEMNKVIVGQKHMVERLLIGLLGQGHILLEGVPGLAKTLAINTLSQAIDASFSRIQFTPDLLPSDVVGTLIFNMKENDFSIKKGPIFANFVLADEINRAPAKVQSALLEAMQEKQVTIGDETFKLDKPFLVMATQNPVEQEGTYTLPEAQVDRFMLKTVIDYPKQADEQLIMRANLKGSWEKVNPVVSVAQILRAQESVREVYMDEKIEKYILDIIFATRYPEKYKLADLKPLISFGASPRGSINLATAAKCYAFIKRRGYVIPEDVRAVVHDVLRHRIGITYEAEAENVTSEDIINKIVNEIEVP from the coding sequence ATGGAACAAACAAGTACAATTGATATCAAGTCGATTAACGAGAAAATTGAAAAGGAAAGCGCATTTGTAGATTTACTGATGCTTGAAATGAATAAAGTAATTGTTGGTCAAAAACATATGGTCGAACGATTACTAATTGGTCTTTTAGGACAAGGACATATTTTGTTAGAAGGGGTGCCCGGATTAGCAAAAACGTTAGCCATTAATACACTGTCGCAAGCCATTGATGCTAGCTTTAGTCGTATACAGTTTACTCCAGACTTACTACCTTCTGATGTTGTAGGGACGTTGATTTTTAATATGAAAGAGAATGATTTCTCAATTAAAAAAGGACCAATATTTGCCAATTTTGTTTTAGCGGATGAGATTAACAGAGCGCCAGCAAAAGTGCAATCGGCTTTATTAGAGGCGATGCAAGAAAAGCAAGTAACTATTGGTGACGAAACCTTTAAGCTAGATAAACCATTTTTAGTAATGGCCACTCAAAACCCGGTAGAACAAGAAGGAACATATACATTACCAGAAGCACAAGTCGATAGATTTATGCTAAAAACGGTTATAGATTACCCAAAGCAAGCAGACGAGCAACTAATTATGCGTGCTAATTTAAAAGGGAGCTGGGAAAAAGTTAATCCAGTTGTTTCTGTTGCTCAAATATTAAGAGCGCAAGAGTCGGTTAGGGAAGTGTACATGGATGAGAAGATTGAAAAATATATCTTAGATATCATTTTTGCAACACGTTACCCGGAAAAATATAAACTAGCAGATTTAAAACCATTAATTTCTTTTGGAGCGTCGCCTCGTGGTAGTATTAACTTGGCAACAGCTGCTAAATGTTATGCGTTTATTAAGCGTCGTGGTTATGTAATACCAGAAGATGTGCGTGCAGTAGTACACGATGTATTACGTCACAGAATTGGAATTACGTATGAAGCAGAAGCGGAAAATGTAACTTCCGAGGATATTATAAATAAGATTGTAAACGAAATTGAAGTACCATAG
- a CDS encoding DUF58 domain-containing protein, whose amino-acid sequence MDTKELLKKVRKIEIKTRRLSDHIFGGEYHSTFKGRGMTFSEVRQYQFGDDVRNIDWNVTARTSQPHIKVFEEERELTMMLMVDVSGSEFFGTENQFKNEIVTEIAATLAFSATQNNDKIGLILFSDQVELFIPPKKGRSHVLRIIRELIEFEPKSKETNIVEALKFLRSVMKKKAIVFMMSDFIADDYQQTLKIAAGKHDITGIRVFDRHEESIPNLGMVQMQDEETGELMLVNTSSKTVRKNYAKFYHEKVAYYKDSFSKSGAGSIACRTDESYVKKLLGYFKTRG is encoded by the coding sequence ATGGATACTAAAGAGCTACTTAAAAAAGTACGTAAAATTGAGATTAAGACACGTCGTTTGTCTGATCATATTTTTGGAGGAGAATACCATTCGACTTTCAAAGGTCGTGGTATGACATTTTCTGAAGTGAGACAATATCAATTTGGAGATGATGTAAGAAACATCGACTGGAATGTTACCGCGCGTACTAGTCAACCTCATATCAAAGTTTTTGAAGAAGAGCGTGAGTTGACCATGATGCTTATGGTGGATGTTTCAGGGTCAGAATTTTTTGGAACTGAAAACCAATTTAAAAACGAAATTGTAACAGAGATTGCGGCAACCTTAGCATTTTCGGCAACACAGAATAATGATAAGATTGGTTTAATTTTATTTTCCGATCAAGTCGAATTATTTATTCCACCTAAAAAAGGGCGGTCTCATGTGCTTAGAATTATCAGGGAGTTAATCGAGTTTGAGCCTAAAAGCAAAGAGACTAATATTGTTGAAGCTTTGAAGTTTTTACGTAGTGTCATGAAAAAGAAAGCTATTGTTTTTATGATGAGTGATTTTATTGCTGATGACTATCAGCAAACGCTTAAAATAGCAGCAGGAAAACACGATATTACAGGAATACGCGTTTTTGATCGGCATGAAGAAAGTATCCCGAATTTAGGAATGGTACAAATGCAAGACGAAGAAACGGGAGAGTTAATGTTGGTTAATACCAGTTCTAAAACAGTTAGAAAAAACTATGCTAAGTTTTACCACGAAAAAGTAGCGTATTACAAAGATAGTTTTTCTAAATCTGGGGCAGGAAGTATTGCTTGCAGGACGGATGAAAGTTATGTAAAAAAGCTATTAGGCTATTTTAAAACAAGAGGATAA
- a CDS encoding vWA domain-containing protein, with amino-acid sequence MFDGITFLNKEFFWLLLALPLAVVWYVFKNQQQNAELKISSLKGFKVSNSVLPKLKHVLFGLRLLALGFLIVAFARPRTSETNTKTKTTKGIDIVMAIDVSASMLAKDLDPNRLEALKKVAAKFIKGRPNDRIGLVEYAGESYTKTPITSDKSIVLNSLDDIKYNTIIEGGTAIGMGLATSVNRLKDSKAESKVIILLTDGVNNSGVLNPKIASELAVEFKIKVYTIGLGTNGMALSPVAILPNGRFKYDRVQVEIDEDLLKDIAKVTGGKYFRANNNKKLEQIYAEINKLEKTEIDEIKYTTYQELFRPFVWIAGLLLLLEFLIRITLFRSFV; translated from the coding sequence ATGTTTGACGGAATTACATTTTTAAATAAAGAATTCTTTTGGTTGCTTTTAGCATTGCCATTAGCTGTCGTTTGGTATGTTTTTAAAAACCAACAGCAAAATGCTGAATTAAAAATATCAAGTCTTAAAGGGTTTAAGGTTAGTAACTCTGTATTGCCAAAGTTAAAGCACGTTTTGTTTGGGTTGCGTTTGTTGGCTTTAGGGTTTTTAATTGTAGCATTTGCTAGACCGCGTACGTCAGAAACTAACACTAAAACTAAAACAACAAAAGGTATTGATATTGTTATGGCTATTGATGTGTCTGCAAGTATGCTGGCAAAGGATTTAGATCCAAATCGTTTAGAAGCTTTAAAAAAAGTGGCAGCTAAGTTTATTAAAGGGAGACCAAATGATCGCATAGGATTAGTAGAATATGCTGGAGAAAGTTATACTAAAACACCGATAACTAGTGATAAATCTATTGTATTAAACTCGTTAGATGATATTAAATACAATACGATTATAGAAGGCGGTACTGCCATCGGTATGGGCTTAGCAACGTCTGTTAATAGATTAAAGGATAGTAAAGCAGAAAGTAAAGTCATTATTTTGTTAACGGATGGTGTTAATAATTCGGGCGTTTTAAATCCGAAAATTGCTAGTGAGTTGGCTGTCGAGTTTAAAATTAAGGTGTATACTATTGGTTTAGGTACCAATGGTATGGCTTTGTCACCAGTAGCAATTTTACCAAATGGTAGATTTAAGTATGATCGCGTTCAGGTTGAGATCGATGAAGATTTACTTAAAGATATTGCTAAAGTTACAGGAGGGAAATATTTTAGAGCAAATAATAATAAAAAGTTAGAACAGATTTATGCCGAAATAAATAAACTTGAAAAAACAGAAATTGACGAAATAAAATACACAACCTATCAAGAGCTTTTTAGACCATTTGTTTGGATCGCAGGATTGTTATTGTTGTTAGAGTTTTTGATAAGAATAACACTGTTTAGGAGTTTTGTGTAA
- a CDS encoding vWA domain-containing protein: MFQIEEKIWFWTLLVIPVLVVFFLLLQFWKKRTQKKFANKVLLKRLSPNQSVFKSVLKLVVLCLAFASLSMALVNPKVGTSLETVKREGVDIVFAVDVSKSMLAEDIKPNRLKKAQQLVSRIIDNLGSDRVGIIAYAGKAFPQLPITTDYAAAKMFLQNMNTDMLSSQGTAINEAINLAKTYYDDDEQTNRVLIIISDGEDHSEAAMQVAEEASKEGIKIFTIGVGQIKGGPIPLRVKGALVGYKKDKQGETVITKLNEETLKNIADQANGVYINGANTDKVVSQMTDILNKMDKKEFEAKQVANFESRFQWFLGLAILLFLIDIFLLERKTAWLKKLNLFNENL, translated from the coding sequence ATGTTTCAAATAGAAGAAAAAATATGGTTTTGGACACTACTGGTTATTCCAGTGTTAGTAGTCTTCTTTTTGTTGTTACAATTTTGGAAAAAACGCACACAAAAAAAGTTTGCTAATAAGGTTTTGCTAAAACGTTTAAGTCCAAATCAATCGGTCTTTAAATCGGTATTAAAATTAGTCGTGTTATGTTTGGCTTTTGCAAGTTTATCGATGGCGTTAGTCAATCCAAAAGTAGGAACTAGTTTAGAAACAGTAAAGCGTGAAGGTGTAGATATTGTCTTTGCAGTGGATGTGTCTAAAAGTATGTTGGCAGAAGATATTAAGCCTAATAGACTTAAAAAAGCACAACAGTTAGTTTCTAGAATTATAGATAACTTGGGGAGTGACCGTGTAGGGATTATTGCTTACGCAGGAAAAGCATTTCCGCAGTTGCCAATCACAACAGATTATGCGGCAGCAAAAATGTTTTTGCAAAACATGAATACAGATATGTTGTCTTCTCAAGGAACCGCAATAAACGAGGCTATTAATTTAGCAAAAACGTATTACGACGACGACGAGCAAACCAATCGTGTGTTAATTATAATATCTGATGGAGAAGATCATAGCGAAGCAGCTATGCAAGTCGCAGAAGAAGCGAGTAAAGAAGGTATTAAAATATTTACGATAGGTGTTGGACAGATTAAAGGAGGGCCAATTCCATTAAGGGTAAAAGGCGCGCTAGTGGGTTATAAAAAAGATAAACAAGGCGAGACGGTTATCACAAAGCTTAATGAAGAAACCTTAAAGAATATTGCTGATCAGGCGAATGGGGTTTATATTAATGGCGCAAATACAGATAAAGTGGTGAGTCAAATGACTGACATTTTAAATAAAATGGATAAAAAAGAATTTGAGGCTAAACAAGTCGCGAATTTTGAGAGTAGATTTCAGTGGTTTTTAGGATTAGCGATTTTATTATTTTTAATTGATATTTTCTTATTAGAAAGAAAAACAGCTTGGTTGAAAAAATTAAATCTATTTAATGAGAATTTATAA
- a CDS encoding aerotolerance regulator BatC, whose amino-acid sequence MKNILTYILLFLSITVVAQEQEEDKAALKQKLKAQGFVAEANDLANSDAFAEAEMEYRKALSIKPTEVAGAYNLGHQYFKKGNFGEALYRNQQAAKHAVNKSDKHKAFHNIGNILMEEKKCKEAVEAYKSALRNDPSDNETRYNFAIAKECAKQQEDDNPQDDDKDGDNNKDKDEKKDEDKDKKEDENKKDQEDQGDKDKKEGDQDKDEEGEPKDEKENDPKEGDQKDQQKQPQPGQMSPQQIKNLLEAMNNQEQKVQEKINAEKVKGAKQQTEKDW is encoded by the coding sequence ATGAAAAATATTTTAACCTACATATTGCTATTTTTATCAATAACTGTTGTTGCCCAAGAGCAAGAAGAGGATAAAGCAGCACTAAAACAAAAGTTGAAAGCGCAGGGATTTGTTGCAGAAGCTAATGATTTAGCAAATAGTGATGCTTTTGCTGAAGCAGAAATGGAATACCGTAAAGCATTATCTATAAAGCCAACAGAAGTTGCAGGTGCTTATAATTTAGGACACCAATACTTTAAAAAAGGTAATTTTGGAGAAGCGTTGTACCGCAATCAACAAGCGGCGAAACATGCTGTAAATAAATCAGATAAACATAAAGCTTTCCATAATATAGGTAATATTTTAATGGAAGAAAAGAAGTGTAAAGAAGCTGTGGAAGCTTATAAAAGTGCTCTTAGAAATGATCCGTCGGATAATGAGACTAGATATAATTTTGCAATAGCTAAAGAATGTGCAAAACAGCAGGAAGATGATAATCCTCAAGACGACGATAAGGACGGTGATAACAATAAGGATAAAGACGAGAAGAAAGACGAGGATAAAGATAAGAAAGAGGACGAGAATAAGAAAGATCAGGAAGATCAAGGCGATAAGGATAAGAAAGAAGGTGATCAGGATAAGGATGAAGAGGGAGAGCCTAAGGATGAAAAAGAAAATGATCCAAAGGAAGGTGATCAGAAAGATCAACAGAAGCAACCACAGCCAGGTCAGATGTCGCCTCAGCAAATTAAAAACTTGTTAGAAGCGATGAATAATCAAGAGCAAAAGGTGCAAGAGAAAATAAATGCCGAAAAGGTAAAAGGGGCTAAACAGCAGACAGAGAAAGATTGGTAG
- a CDS encoding BatD family protein codes for MAQDSDAVTFQAKVSKKRLALNERLRIDFQMNRDGDNFTPPSFSDFIVVGGPNQSVSNSWDGKRRKFTKIYSYFLAPKKMGTFTINPAKIEIDGVDFQTTAITIKVTKAQEKPENPNDPDYIVQENIHLVTEVSKSSPYLNEPITVVYKLYVAPRTGISNYRELESPKFNGFWSQSIDDRGVRIQNGTYKGEEYRFVTLRKTVLYPQKTGALVIEPLSLDITVDVPTNRRDIYGRQVSNQVHRTISANTRTINVKALPEAGKPANFTGAVGDFQFNVTTSKNSLNATESLQAKIEVSGRGNLKLFQLPKLTTPSTLEVYDPEHLENVRTNAAGMQGQISDTYTIVPQYKGKFPIPPISFSYFDLETETYKEITSQDIVINVIEGPIYAEADNNLPIAGSGEQVTALDANQFASIKTETSFDLEEKEAFLNSPMFWTSLLGPLLAIPLALLYRRKRDERDADVSGNRKRKADRLAKKYLSAAKKALGQKEAFYIALEKALHNYLKGRLSIETSDLSKDKITSLLTERGVEGVVITDFEALLENCDLARYTPITTVTMQQDYEKSATTINLIDKQIT; via the coding sequence ATGGCACAGGATAGTGATGCTGTTACTTTTCAGGCGAAAGTGAGTAAGAAAAGGTTAGCTTTAAATGAACGCTTACGTATCGATTTTCAGATGAATAGGGACGGAGATAATTTTACGCCTCCAAGTTTTTCAGATTTTATTGTCGTTGGTGGGCCTAATCAATCCGTGAGTAATTCGTGGGATGGAAAACGACGTAAATTTACAAAAATTTACAGTTATTTTTTAGCGCCAAAAAAGATGGGGACGTTTACAATTAACCCGGCTAAAATAGAGATTGATGGTGTTGATTTTCAAACCACAGCAATAACAATAAAGGTTACAAAAGCACAAGAAAAACCTGAGAATCCTAACGATCCAGATTATATTGTACAGGAAAATATTCATTTGGTTACAGAGGTTTCAAAAAGTAGTCCTTATTTAAATGAACCTATTACAGTGGTTTATAAATTATATGTAGCACCAAGAACGGGGATTAGTAATTATAGAGAGCTTGAAAGTCCTAAGTTTAATGGGTTTTGGAGTCAAAGCATTGATGATAGAGGTGTTAGAATACAAAATGGGACGTATAAAGGTGAGGAGTATCGTTTTGTCACTTTAAGAAAAACAGTGTTATATCCACAAAAAACGGGCGCTTTAGTGATAGAGCCTTTAAGTTTAGATATCACAGTGGATGTGCCAACTAATAGACGTGATATTTATGGCAGACAAGTGTCAAATCAAGTCCATAGAACAATTTCAGCTAATACTAGAACTATAAATGTAAAAGCGTTACCGGAAGCAGGTAAGCCTGCTAATTTTACAGGAGCTGTAGGAGATTTTCAATTTAATGTAACGACTTCAAAAAATAGTTTGAATGCAACAGAGTCTCTACAGGCTAAAATAGAAGTGTCAGGTAGAGGAAATCTGAAGTTATTTCAATTACCAAAATTAACAACACCTAGTACGTTGGAAGTGTACGATCCTGAGCATTTAGAAAATGTCAGAACAAATGCAGCAGGAATGCAAGGTCAGATTTCTGATACGTATACTATTGTGCCACAGTATAAAGGTAAGTTTCCAATACCTCCAATAAGTTTTTCTTACTTTGATTTAGAAACAGAAACGTATAAAGAAATAACGTCTCAAGACATTGTTATTAATGTTATAGAAGGACCGATTTATGCAGAGGCGGATAATAATTTACCAATTGCAGGTAGTGGAGAACAAGTGACAGCTTTAGATGCTAATCAGTTTGCTTCTATAAAAACAGAAACTAGTTTTGATTTAGAAGAAAAAGAAGCATTTTTAAATTCACCTATGTTCTGGACAAGTTTGCTAGGGCCTTTATTAGCTATTCCTCTAGCACTATTATATAGAAGAAAACGTGACGAAAGAGACGCAGATGTTTCTGGTAACAGAAAAAGAAAAGCGGACAGACTTGCTAAAAAATATTTAAGCGCGGCTAAAAAAGCATTAGGACAAAAGGAAGCTTTTTATATCGCATTAGAAAAAGCATTACATAATTACTTAAAAGGACGATTAAGTATAGAGACTTCCGATTTAAGTAAGGATAAAATAACCAGTTTGTTAACAGAAAGAGGGGTAGAAGGCGTTGTAATAACAGATTTTGAAGCCCTACTTGAAAATTGTGATTTAGCACGTTATACACCTATTACTACTGTAACCATGCAACAAGATTATGAGAAGTCGGCAACCACAATTAATCTCATTGATAAACAAATTACATAA
- a CDS encoding tetratricopeptide repeat protein yields MKHIIYILFFFFGSLTAQNETVFEQANALYNDAKFDEAIAKYESILETKQHSAEVYYNLANAHYKLNNIAPSIYYYEKALQLKPEDKDILNNRAYAKKMTVDAIQAVPELGLSRFFNKVIKILTFDNWAKLAIVLMVLFIALFLVYYFTHGTQSKRGSFILSFVFLFLSLCSVGLAFQKQALDTKDNPAIVFAQKSEVKTEPNSDGKDAFVLHEGAKVLVLDTINDWRKIKLLDGKIGWINAKDIKMLNNF; encoded by the coding sequence ATGAAGCACATAATTTACATACTCTTTTTTTTCTTCGGAAGCTTAACAGCGCAAAACGAAACTGTTTTTGAGCAAGCAAACGCATTATATAACGATGCTAAGTTTGATGAAGCCATTGCAAAATATGAATCTATTTTAGAGACCAAACAGCACTCGGCAGAGGTCTATTATAATCTTGCAAATGCACATTATAAGCTAAATAATATTGCGCCAAGTATTTATTATTATGAAAAAGCACTACAGCTTAAACCGGAAGATAAAGATATCCTAAACAATAGAGCATACGCCAAAAAGATGACCGTGGATGCGATTCAGGCAGTTCCAGAATTAGGTTTATCTAGATTTTTTAATAAGGTAATTAAGATATTGACGTTTGATAATTGGGCAAAATTAGCCATAGTATTGATGGTTTTGTTTATTGCATTGTTTTTAGTGTATTATTTTACACATGGGACGCAAAGTAAACGGGGATCTTTTATTTTAAGTTTTGTGTTTTTATTTTTATCATTATGTAGTGTAGGCTTAGCATTTCAGAAACAAGCACTAGATACAAAAGATAATCCAGCAATTGTATTCGCACAAAAAAGCGAAGTCAAAACCGAGCCTAACTCGGATGGTAAGGATGCTTTTGTCTTACATGAAGGCGCCAAGGTTTTGGTCTTAGATACCATAAATGACTGGCGAAAAATTAAACTTTTAGATGGAAAAATAGGTTGGATTAATGCAAAGGATATTAAAATGTTGAATAATTTTTAA
- a CDS encoding SulP family inorganic anion transporter, giving the protein MFKTLKNDLPASIVVFFVALPLCLGIALASNAPLFSGVISGIIGGVVVGALSGSKIGVSGPAAGLAAIVLTAIVSLGGYENFLVAVVLGGIIQIVFGVLKAGVIGYYFPSSVIKGMLTGIGIIIILKQIPHFFGYDSEPEGADSFVELSGENTFSAILNITDHITIGSLLVGLIGLAILLLWDKVLSKKGKFFQIIQGPLVAVVVGIIYFVVTKDTNLGIEKTHLVSVPIPENLDSFLGQFRFPNFSAITNPDVWIVAFTIALVASLETLLCVEATDKIDPDKNVTPTNRELLAQGTGNIISGLVGGLPITQVIVRSSANIQSGGRSKLSAIFHGFLLLISVVLIPKLLNMIPLSVLAAILLIVGYKLAKPGLFKKMYDMGWKQFVPFVITVLGIVFIDLLWGIGLGLLVGIVVILIKSYQNSHFLNIEDKSNGMHIIKMTFAEEVTFFNKGAILKELDSLPRDTSLELDVRKTRYLDNDIIEILEDFAFKAKERNINIKLTSERGVVENPDSFIEFFKLRPVSA; this is encoded by the coding sequence ATGTTTAAAACATTAAAAAATGACTTACCAGCGAGTATAGTCGTGTTTTTTGTAGCGTTACCTTTATGTTTAGGTATTGCTCTGGCCAGTAATGCTCCACTTTTTTCAGGAGTAATTTCCGGTATTATAGGAGGGGTTGTAGTAGGAGCTTTAAGTGGTTCTAAAATAGGAGTCAGTGGTCCGGCTGCGGGATTGGCGGCAATAGTATTAACAGCAATTGTATCACTGGGGGGTTATGAAAACTTTTTGGTTGCAGTGGTTTTAGGTGGAATTATTCAAATCGTATTTGGAGTTTTAAAAGCTGGTGTTATTGGGTATTATTTCCCGTCTTCAGTAATTAAAGGAATGTTAACCGGTATTGGAATTATAATTATTTTAAAACAAATCCCTCACTTTTTTGGATACGATTCAGAGCCTGAAGGTGCTGATAGTTTTGTTGAGTTGTCGGGAGAAAATACATTTTCGGCCATTTTAAATATTACTGACCATATTACTATAGGGTCATTACTTGTTGGTCTTATTGGTTTAGCTATCTTATTGTTATGGGATAAAGTGTTGTCTAAAAAAGGTAAATTTTTTCAAATAATACAAGGTCCTTTAGTGGCAGTAGTTGTAGGTATCATTTATTTTGTTGTGACAAAAGATACTAATTTAGGAATTGAAAAAACGCATTTAGTAAGCGTGCCAATTCCAGAGAATTTAGATTCCTTTCTAGGTCAGTTTAGGTTTCCTAATTTTAGTGCAATTACAAATCCTGATGTATGGATTGTTGCGTTTACAATTGCTTTAGTAGCAAGTTTAGAAACCTTATTATGTGTTGAAGCAACGGATAAGATCGATCCAGATAAAAATGTAACGCCTACTAATAGAGAATTATTAGCGCAAGGTACAGGGAATATTATTTCTGGTTTAGTTGGAGGTTTGCCAATTACGCAAGTAATCGTACGTAGTTCGGCTAATATTCAATCGGGAGGACGTAGCAAATTATCCGCTATTTTTCATGGGTTCTTATTGTTGATTTCGGTTGTTTTAATACCAAAATTATTAAACATGATTCCACTATCTGTTTTAGCGGCCATCCTTTTAATTGTAGGATATAAGTTGGCAAAACCAGGATTGTTTAAAAAGATGTATGACATGGGATGGAAACAATTTGTACCATTTGTAATTACTGTTTTAGGTATTGTTTTTATTGATTTATTATGGGGGATTGGTTTAGGATTGTTAGTTGGTATTGTTGTCATATTAATTAAGAGTTACCAAAACTCACACTTTTTAAATATTGAAGATAAAAGCAACGGTATGCATATAATAAAAATGACTTTTGCTGAAGAGGTAACGTTCTTTAATAAAGGAGCGATTTTAAAAGAACTTGATAGCTTACCAAGAGATACGTCTTTAGAATTAGATGTTAGAAAAACACGATATTTGGATAACGATATAATCGAAATTTTAGAAGATTTCGCTTTTAAAGCCAAAGAGCGTAACATTAATATTAAGTTAACTTCAGAGCGTGGTGTCGTGGAGAATCCAGATAGTTTTATAGAGTTTTTTAAACTAAGACCAGTATCTGCATAA
- a CDS encoding universal stress protein, translated as MKNNKYKILVLSDLNKSTALQLKSTVSLAKMMDGDITLLHVKKPTDIVERESQLSAMRAINENHIATNKKIEGLIRPIQEDFKQNVNYQVVIGNVKHEIETYINDYQPDMIVLGRRKSKTLNFMGDNITGFVLKKYNGAIMIAAEQHALQPNEDVTLGVLNTTDQSITTDFIEGFVNKTSQPIKAFKIVTNQTQSKNNITDKTTEYVFEKGSKAVDNVSKYASESNINLMCFDNSKQDKSNTSIKKVISRLNVSLLLIGKNTTILPR; from the coding sequence ATGAAAAACAATAAATATAAAATATTGGTGCTTTCAGATTTAAATAAGTCCACAGCGTTACAATTAAAAAGCACGGTAAGTTTGGCTAAAATGATGGATGGAGACATTACCTTATTACATGTTAAAAAACCTACTGATATTGTCGAAAGAGAAAGTCAGTTGTCTGCAATGCGTGCAATTAATGAGAATCATATTGCGACTAACAAGAAGATTGAAGGCTTAATTAGACCTATTCAGGAAGATTTCAAGCAAAATGTTAACTATCAGGTTGTAATTGGTAATGTAAAACACGAAATTGAGACGTATATTAACGACTATCAGCCAGATATGATTGTTTTAGGTCGACGAAAATCTAAAACACTCAATTTTATGGGTGATAATATCACCGGTTTTGTTTTAAAAAAATATAATGGGGCAATAATGATTGCTGCAGAACAGCACGCTTTACAACCAAATGAGGATGTTACTTTGGGTGTTTTAAATACTACCGATCAAAGTATAACTACCGATTTTATCGAAGGCTTTGTAAATAAAACAAGTCAGCCGATAAAAGCATTTAAAATTGTAACAAATCAGACGCAGTCTAAAAATAATATAACGGACAAAACAACGGAATATGTATTTGAAAAAGGAAGCAAGGCAGTCGATAATGTTTCAAAATATGCGTCAGAAAGTAATATTAATTTAATGTGTTTTGATAATTCGAAACAAGATAAATCCAATACCAGTATTAAAAAAGTAATCAGCAGACTTAATGTGTCGTTATTACTAATAGGAAAAAATACAACAATACTGCCTAGGTAG
- a CDS encoding carbonic anhydrase family protein, which translates to MKAHTRETQSTMTPDKAIQFLVEGNGRFQNNLKANRNLLEQVNDTSEGQFPFATILSCIDSRVSAELVFDQGLGDVFSVRIAGNFVNEDILGSMEFASKLAGTKVIVVLGHTSCGAIKGACDHVEMGNLTKLIQKITPAVNAVSEPKDESLRTSKNLAFVDEVSKKNVELTMDRIHAESPILTEMEKSGEIKIVGAMYDINTGAVSFY; encoded by the coding sequence ATGAAAGCACATACAAGAGAAACTCAGTCAACAATGACTCCAGATAAAGCGATACAATTTTTAGTCGAAGGTAATGGAAGGTTTCAAAATAATTTAAAAGCAAACCGTAACCTTTTAGAGCAAGTTAATGATACAAGTGAAGGGCAGTTTCCATTTGCTACAATATTAAGCTGTATAGACTCTCGTGTCTCTGCAGAGTTGGTTTTTGATCAGGGTTTAGGTGATGTTTTTAGTGTGCGTATAGCGGGTAATTTTGTAAACGAAGACATCTTAGGGAGTATGGAGTTTGCTAGTAAATTAGCAGGAACTAAAGTAATTGTGGTTTTAGGTCACACAAGTTGTGGTGCTATTAAAGGGGCTTGTGATCACGTAGAAATGGGTAATCTTACTAAGTTAATCCAGAAAATTACTCCTGCTGTAAATGCAGTATCAGAACCTAAAGATGAAAGTTTACGTACGTCTAAAAATTTAGCTTTTGTAGATGAAGTTTCAAAGAAAAATGTCGAGTTAACGATGGACCGTATTCATGCTGAAAGTCCAATTTTAACAGAAATGGAAAAGAGTGGTGAAATTAAAATTGTTGGTGCTATGTATGATATTAATACAGGAGCAGTATCGTTTTATTAG